ATTCAGTTTTTCATAAGTTTCTGTGAAATTGTATTAATTAAATCAGAGGATGATGagacgtgagattttgtttgtttgcttttgtttttgctGTTTTCGTATTGTTTATGAGCTTGGTTTAATGTTGCTGTTGTGACAGTGTGATGACTGTTAATCTATGTAGTGACTTGTGGTTGTAATTGCTTACTTTATTCTTTAGGTTAGATGGAGGATTCAGAGCGAAGGAAGAAAAGGTTGAAAGAAATGCGCCAGCAAGCCGATCTAGCTGAAGTTTCTGGTGGTATCCAAGGTTCTGGGGTGCCTGGTTTTCTCTCAAATCCCCTGGTTGAAACTTCTTCAACTGTGGCATCGCAAGATAAATCACACGCTCCTCATAGATTTGACTTTTATACTGATCCAATGAGTGTAttctcatctgacaaaaggagCAATGCCAATATCCAGGCCTCACAGGGTTGTTTCCGTCCTCCAAATATTGGTGGTTCTCCTATGGCACAATTTCCATCACCATATCCAGGTACTGCTTTCCATTACTGTTTACTTGTCACTGGTATCCTTTGATATGAGATGAATTTTAATAACTACCTAATTATAACTGACCATTAGAGTCTTTAGATTCATATAACATCTAGTTACTGAACCTAATTTAAGCTGATTTTACTCACATACATCAATACATACTGCAATAAGGATTTCACCTGCCGTCAGTTCTGTCACTTTTTAGTAGTAACTAGTAAGTAGTATCCCTTCAATTGTTGAGTTTACATCAATTTAGTTCTCCTAGGATTATTTACATCAATAGACTACAATCTGCattattttaaaagttttaCCCAATCCAGAAAGAAGTTTAGTCTCTAAAAGAGGGACTTGGTTGGGTCAAGTATGAATATTAATGTAAATagtttttggagaatttaattGGTGTAATCCCAATCTTTCATGTACCAAAGATTCTTCTTGCTCTTTAATGCATGAGAAGTCTCTAGTCTATTTTTCATTAAACAATGGTTGGATCGAGACATGCATCATTGCTTTTGTAAGTTGTTTTATTGTTATGATCTTTAATATTAACTATCTGGAATTTCTCTCATGCTCTCTTATCACCATCCAGATTTACCTTTCCTTTTTCCTCTTACAATTGACATTCATTGATTTGAAATAACAGGATCAACAAATCCGCAGATGACCCCCTCTCCCAGTCAAGTATTTCCAGCACCCTATAGAAACCCGGTTTGGAATGGACCTAGAGGCCCTGCTCCCTATAACTTCCCATTCCATCCATCAGGTGGTGGTACCTATCCAAATCCTAGATTTGAACCATCAAGCAGCCCATCATATAACTACAGACCCAGCTATAGTCCGAATCCTTCTCCAGGATACACGAACACTCCAAGTCCTAGATTCGAACCATCAAGAAGCCCATCATATAACTACAGGCCCAACTATAGTCCGAATCCTTCTCCAGGATACACGAACAATCCAAGCCCTAGTCGAGGGCGAGGTAGGGGCTCCTGGCAGAACACCAGAAGCCCTGTTTCAGGAAGGGGTGGTGGACAAGGCCGGAGTTCTCGCGGGCACTGGTCCAACGAGGACCAATCTATTGCTCCAGAACGATATTACAAGAGGTCCATGATTGAAGATCCGTGGAAGTTTTTGCAGCCTGTAATATGGAAGGCAGTGGGTATTTCTTTTAACACTGCACCTGCACCTGCACCTGCACCTGCATCTGCACCTGCGCCTGAGAATTCAAAATCCTGGACTTCAAAGTCGGTAAGCACAAAAAGGGATGGTTCATCTGCTGCTCCTGTCAAGTTCAGTTCGGAACCAAGCCTTGCAGAGTACTTGGCTTCTGCGCTCAATGAAGCTGCTGAAAGTGCAGAAAAAGAATGATAGCAGCTGGGAGTTCCTCCATCATGATGTTGCCTAGGGAAAGGAATGCCCAACCAATTAAGAAACTACAAGATTAAACAAGAACTCATGTCATGGATGAATGCCAGGGGCTCAGCTGTGTTGTGTTAgtgtatatattttatatactaAACACCCTGACAAGCTTTTAGGAATGTATTTGGGTTACTGACATGCAACAATTAGTTGACCAATTGTATACTATATTTTCTGAATTGTactgtaattttttttagtacagGTACAAGGTTCATGCTCGCTCTGGCCAGAAATTGTTAAACCGTGTAACCAAATTTTGAGTGTAATATGTTCGATTCGTGTTAAATTGTTTGGCATAACAACATACTGAACTTGAGGATTATTGATTTAAATGGGAGACTAGGTTTTGATTAGGCCGAAAGTTGGTTTTGTATATGCATAGAACTGATAGAAGTCTCATTTTAACTAAAGATATAGTCAAATAAGTATTTATAAAGAGAACAACCTTCACCCCTCAGTTAGATTTCAGGATAAAGTTAGGTTTAACTCAAATTCTAAGATGGTACTATAGTGTTTCTAGATCATTTTATGGAGACCATTCATATATGAATCACTTGCGTGTACCGAGAAGTTCCAAATTGACTAGAAATATTGATAAATAAGTATTTATAAAGATTCGACAAaataaaagtatttataaaaagtaTAGCAATCCTTACCTTTAATCTAGCTTGTCGGGTAGTAATAGGCATAATCCAAATTTGAAGAATATATATTAAAGAACTTCATTTTTAAAGGTACATTATTAGAACTTCAAAATTATGTCGTTGACATAGATATTTGTGTTATTACTAGacgaatattattatttacatTATGTTTGGTTATCAGAAGAGGGGATGTGACAAGAGGTGATAAGAGAGAATATAGAAAGAGAACCTAGTCAGAAAGACTAGGACCTTATTTAGAAGAGTTtgtttgagcttattttataacataagcgcttattcaaaTGTATGAGAGAGCCTACATAAATAGTTTATAACATACTTGTAAGttgttttaagtttattttcataaattgttcggattagcttatgaataaaaaCTTATGCTTACTTATAACCTATTTCCACCTTATCAAATAAGCTTCTCAAATTAGCTTCTGAGCGCTTGTACCTATTTAGCCAAACGCACCCTAGGTGTGTGTTTGGTTGACTGGTGATCACAAAACCGAATGTACTTCTACTTAAGTTGTACTTCGAGTACATGTTTGAAAATCATTCTACAATTAAGTCTAAAGtcagaattaatttttaaaagaagTTTCTCTAAGGGCATATTTGGTTTTAATTCTAGATGCAATGGATGTGGATTCATTTGTTGCTTCAATCTAAGTAGCTTACGCGTAtcataattaattctgaaaaataaGTAGAGCTGAATGCGTTAgtcttttttgttacaagaggaaacatTGAACGTGTAAAGAAGCTTCACACCGTGGTCTaaatttgattttcaaaacctAAAGCAAACACACTAGATTTTAAATTGTTTGGTATAAAAAATAGGCAGTGACTATTTGCGCCTCCTATTTTGCTAAGTGCGCCATCcccaaaactgaaaaaataccaaaatacccttcagtaatttaaatttaaaaaaaaaaactaccttatCTTTCCCTACAAACCCTCCCCCCTCTTTCAACCGTATAACCCCTCTTCCTCTCcaacccaatttcaaaattttcaacccTCACAAAATCAAGTCTCAAACCCACATTAACCCACAACCAAgtcaagaagaggaagagaaaggaggacaaccagtaagaagaagaagttgaagtaAAAGAGGAAGAAGTAGACCAAGTCATGAAGGAGAAACCCACAAAATACAACAACAACCCATAACCCACAAGAAGAACAACAATGTAAGTTATttcttacaagttttcgaggcTTAGGTTGTATTCTGTGTCTTCATTCAGTCCCTCGATTTGATTCTGCCATGGGAGGATGTTTCGTGACTTGCCCGCACTCTAAACTGCGAACAGGTTTTATGACTACCGCATGTTTAAGTGCGGTTAGCCTGCGGATGgtcaaatttttttaattctctctGAATGTTTATAAATTCTTTTTTATGTTAATAAACTGTTGTTTATGTTAACAAACTGTTGTTTATGTTAATAAATTGTTGTGTATGAGTataaatttttgtatttttaattttcaggcCTCTTAGGAAAACTGCCCGTGTTGTTGGTCCTTCTGTTGAACCTACTAGCGCCACTCATGCTTTTCACCGCAAACGGTCAGAAGAGGCTAATAGAGTAAGGGGTATGGAAGGGGTAGGAATGTTGAATAAGAGCCTGCTGTACAGGATCAGCAGGATGATGAGATTATGGCTGATCCTCTTGTTCAGCAGGAGGAGACTGCTGACATAGAGGCGGAGGAGACTAGTGGTGAGGAGGAGCCTAGTGGTGAGGAGGAGACTAGTATAGGGGATTTATCAGGCATGCCGGGATGATATTCCCATACCTCCCAGATCGAGTCATCAGGCAGTTTAGCAGGATCCAGTATGTGCCAGATCCCCCACCATCGTCAGTTACGTGCCGGGAGTGTGATCGTCGATTTGCGCACTGGAATGATCACATTTTCCATCTGTCGGAAGAAGCTGCTTTCCCTTTTCAGACCACTGGCGAATACACTCCTTGGTATATCAAGGTCTCACACCCTTACATGGTCCCAAATGAGTACAAAGTCGACCGCGTCGCATTTCTAGAGGTACTGACACTTGTTTTCGCTATGTGGCTTACATTACGATTATGTGTATATTGACCTTATATATTGTCatttcagagccagtttgcggAGCTTGCGCTGTACTCTGGCATTGCGGTTGATCCGACGACAGTTGGATCGCCCCCACAGGGTTCACCGATGTGGGATGCGGTGCACAATATGCATACCATCATCGAGGGAGCAGTGCACGGGAGGGGAAGAAAGATCAGAGGAGGGGACTCGGGAGCTGGCCCTTCAAATGCTGGGCGTTAGATTTAGGGGCCTTTGtacttttatatttattaatgttTGTTTGTATGAGTTCGGATCATTTATGTTGTTGGATAATGTTGTTTAATGTTGTTGGATAATTTCGGAtcttttgttatgttttgttgGATAATGCAACTATGTGTGTTTGTTGGATAATTTCAGAtcttttgttatgttttgttgGATAATTTGTTTAGCATCATACTTTCGCATTATAAGTATATAAGTATACATTCATGTTATATGAACAATTCCAAATGTTTTTCTGCCAAGAAATCACCTCCGCACTTATAACTACGGAGAGGTTGAAATTTTTAACACATCCGCAGTTATAACTGCGGGAAATTGATGCTATTACAGAGGCTTACAGTAACCTCTTCCAGATGCCTCATAACCTACCGCACTTATAAGTGCGGAAAGTATATATTTTATGAACCTACCGCAGTTATAAGTGCGGACAGGTTAAATTTCCTGGTAGTTACTACAGAGGCATGCACAGTCTAATCCAGAGGGATCACAAGCTATTTAATGAGACAGTTATAAAGTTCAAAGTAATATGCGGCAGCACATATTTGCCTTCCGCAGTTTAAACTGCGGAACTATTATTCCAACACATCACGTTCCGCACTTTTAAGTGCaggaaaatcaattttatttaggTAGCAGTACCAGACCTTAACACGATTGAAATGACTAAGTTTTTCACTTCCGCTAACAAGTTAGCGGAAGGTATAAATTTCACACTTCCGCACTTATGTTAGCGGGAGCGTGTAATTTGTTTCACTTCCGCATGTTTAAGTGCGGGACTAACCAGTTACGTTGGGAAGTCGCGATGAAAGCTAAATAAAGCTGAAAAAAAGCTCGGAAAAAGGTAAAAACTTACATGGGTAAGCTTCTATTCTTGACTTGAgatcacccaaaagaagttgGGAGTGAAGGATTAAGAGGAGGGTGAGGAGGagggtgaggaggaagaaggagatggtGAGTgggaagtaaaaataaaatattacatttttatgtttttttttactaagggcaatgttggaatttttaaaaaaggagaTGGCGGACTTAATAAAACGGGGAGGCGCAAATAGTCACTGcctaaaaaataagagaaatagtTAAGAGGACGAAAACGATAGTCTCTTCTTTAAACAAACGAAGCTTATATCTCTCACGTTTGTCTTCTACAATAACCAGTTGTCTAAGGTGATTAGGTGAGTGTTCGCCAAGAGGCCCATAGCATCTCAATCAGCTTAAAAGACTTACTTTTAAGTGAGACCCATCGAAGTGTATTTTGCAGGTACACCCAACTCCGCTGCGCAAGCAGAGCTAAGGTCACACACCATCACCCCGGATAAAAGGAGAACCGAGCAATCTAGTAATTTAGAAAAAGTAGAGGGATGAAGAATATCTGACGATAAACTTAAACTAGATCGCTTTGGAGGGGACAAGTAACATGCGTCCAACAATCAGTCCACTAATCAATCCATAATCAAAACTAACTTGCTAAATACCATAAACTAGTGC
This is a stretch of genomic DNA from Lotus japonicus ecotype B-129 chromosome 1, LjGifu_v1.2. It encodes these proteins:
- the LOC130734136 gene encoding protein SICKLE-like; this encodes MEDSERRKKRLKEMRQQADLAEVSGGIQGSGVPGFLSNPLVETSSTVASQDKSHAPHRFDFYTDPMSVFSSDKRSNANIQASQGCFRPPNIGGSPMAQFPSPYPGSTNPQMTPSPSQVFPAPYRNPVWNGPRGPAPYNFPFHPSGGGTYPNPRFEPSSSPSYNYRPSYSPNPSPGYTNTPSPRFEPSRSPSYNYRPNYSPNPSPGYTNNPSPSRGRGRGSWQNTRSPVSGRGGGQGRSSRGHWSNEDQSIAPERYYKRSMIEDPWKFLQPVIWKAVGISFNTAPAPAPAPASAPAPENSKSWTSKSVSTKRDGSSAAPVKFSSEPSLAEYLASALNEAAESAEKE